The following nucleotide sequence is from Primulina tabacum isolate GXHZ01 chromosome 2, ASM2559414v2, whole genome shotgun sequence.
GTATGCGCTGTCGTGTATCACTAAGTATAAGTTGTGATAAAGGAGACAACTCCATACCACATATATCAAGTTTATTCATATGCTAGTTTCAATAGAACACGTTAAGGAACAAATGGCAACGCAATAACGTATGAAACTCGAGTTGTAACTTCTCCACACAAACAAGGCTAGTATTAACCATATTGAGAGAGAGAGTAGCCAGAGAAATGAAGTCAAGTGAAGTGTATAAAGAATCCTTTCACTCCAAGACCATGGATTACATGTTGAATCATGACATATTTTCAAGAAATCTATCAAAAAAAGGCAAAATTTTGTCCATTTCACTAACATACTGCCATTTTAGAACATCATCAAATTAGTAGAAGCCCCAACAACAAATGGCTCCATCAAGAGTCTGGTCAAGAAGTAAAACATCACTCCCAAAGTAATCGAAATCGGAAGTGCAGGTAAAGCATGGCGAAAAACAGCCAACAATATGAGAGTGCACCCTAGTCCCGATATGATCGCAAGATAACATGCATAAACGGTCATCAAATCATACAAAGCCGCCCTTCCCACAAGCACACTATAGAAAATGAAGTCCCCCATACCAAGCTTTATCCCCCTTTCAGTCAATTCTTTCCTCTCCGCCCTATCCCTACCATTCATTCGTAGAGGATTATTAATAAGACCAACATTATTGCCACTGCTAGTATAATTACGGGGCGACTGGCTCTCCCTGGAAACTCCATCACCCATTAAAGGGAAATTTTCGCCTAAATCTTCCCTCTCCTCCTCAATCTCACCAAGATTAGCTCTCTCGGCTGTAATGACCTCTATCGAGTGATCCCTTTCTTGAGTACTACTTATATTTAAAACTCTATTTCTCATCAATGGAAAAGTCTCCCCCCCATCTTCCCTGTCCTCATCAATCTCATTTCCATCAATAGACCTCTCGATTCCCATTATCTCAATAGAGTACTCACTCTCCCGAGTCTCTGTATGATTCTCGTTCTCTCTATTCGTCAACAACACTTGCAGCTCCACCGCATTCCTATTGTTATCATCACCGTTCGATTCCagccctgctgctgctgctaccAAAAACCCCAAACTTGAGTCCCGAGACCCATGACTCCGACCTACGTTTGGCCTTGATTCATATACCAATGCTGGCAACTCCTCGTCCCTACTCGAGGCTAACTCCACCAACAACTTCAATGGTCCCCCGGGGACTAAAACTGCCACTAAATCGTATAATGCTAATGCAACCAACACAACCCAAGTAGTCCATTCAGGTAATCGGGTGAACCATGCGGCAACAATGATACCCAACAACACCAAATTACTCTGCTTCACAATTATCGGAACCCCATTTGAGAAAACAGAAATCGTGCCCAGAATCGTAAAATTAAACAGCAAAATGCAAAAAGTGACCGCGTCAACGGGTATGTTGAATCGCTGGATGATTGAAATCAATATGGAGCTGCCCATGGATGAGAAAATCATGAAGACGGAGAAGCGCGTGTAGTGCACGAGAAAGTTGGTGAACCGGTAGTAGAAGAGGAGAACGAGAAGGAATGTGACGATGGTGATGATGAGGACGAAAACGACGGCGTTTAGGATAGCGCCCTCAAGTTTTTGAACTGAGGAGTCGGAAGGGGACTCGACGTAGACTAAATTGGCGGCGGTGCGAAAAGTGGAGGCCCCAGCGGAGGTTGTGGCTGATGGATTGTAGACGGTGTAGACTAGGAGGACGACAAGGAACATGCAGACGGAGACTGGAGACATAACGCCGATGATTTCATGCCCGATCGTTTCCAAGATGCTGCCGCTCTCCATTTCCGGAGGCGCATACGGCGGAGCTGTGAAGGTCTTCGATCTGCCGTTCAGGTGGGAAAAAAATGGGAGGTCTATGTTtcagggtttttttttttttttgaagaattCAGTGTCCATTTTGGAAGGGGTAAATTGTAAAGTAAATAGTAACATAATACTACTTTACTAATTTACCTAATATGTGGTAATAGTTTATTTTAGTATCAGCCTTTTAATAAATGGATAAATAAGATTAAAATTCGGTAATATTTggagaaaaatatatttgttcatgatttatttaagatttaatatccatctgttttttttttttttgttctaatACCTTACTAAATTCCAAATTACTTTTTGGAGTCTTTCATCTGTTTTGTCATTTTTACCCGTtttgaattaataaaaaaatttctaaatccATAATTTATTTGGTCACCTTCCCCTTTCTCCTTCTCCTTCCCgcttattttttcttttatgagAACTCACGTTTGTTTCTTCAAATTCTTACTCGTCATTATTTCTGAAACCCTTTTCTGTTTTCCATCGGCACAATTTTAGGGTTGCGAAAACCATTTTACGCATTAGAAGCTTGAATCTCGCCAGTTTAGTGCCCGAAAATAAACCATCCAGTTTAGTGCCCCCAAAAATCCATTggccccaaaaaaaaaaaacatcggAAGTGAAAGAGTTGACGAGGACATCAAGCAAAGTCAGGGCTGCAATTTGCGCAAGGAAGCTTGAATTTACGACAGAGAATTTGCTCAGACAAACACTATTTGCGCAAAGAAGGTTGAACAAGATAATATGCTTGATTAAATCTAATTTATggttatttttttgttaataaatTTTAGTGCATTATTGTGAAATTGAATTTTAGTGCATTATTctgaaattgattttttttttatcgaatGCTAACATTAATGTCCATGATTTTGGGAACAAGTTTGGTTTGACAAAATGTGTTAGTTTAGAGAATAAGCTTGGAATGATAGTTATGTGAGATTAGTTTCCACATGTGAGAATGAGTTTGTTTTGGTTTGTTTTCACAGAATGTGTTTGGTTTGGTGATAGAATGAGATAGTTATGTGAGATTATTTTCCGCATGTAAGATCATTATCATGTTTCCGCATGTAAGATCATTATCTAATTTCGTGAGATATTTATGTGAGATTAATTGTTCATGTTTGTACCAACTTATTTGTCTAATTTTGTGAGTTATTCGTGTCAATATATTGTGACATTTTTTGAGTTATTATTCGTGTCTAACattgtaattatttttatgtagaTTAGAATGACAAAGAGTAAAAAGAAGACTAAACAAAATACGCCTGATAATGATGGAGATATTAGACCAACTGTAAAAGAAGGTTACTTAAGGTGTTTTCCAACAAAATTTTATCCGTGATGGAGCCATTTGTTCCCAAATTGGGCGAATTACAATTAAAGATGACAGAGACTTCACCTCTTGCACCTTGGTTGAAGATCCAAAAGCTTTCTATAAGCACTTCAAGAGTCCATTCAATGCTTAAACGCTTTGAAGTAGAGACCTGCAGCATTTGTTTTGGAAGCAATACCATGGTGTCATTCACTTCTAGGGATTTATCTATCATTATATGGTTGTCGAGCGTTGGTCATGACACGGATAGAGGCGTGTGCGCGGCTACGCCAGATCAAACGCAACCGCGCTCGTAGATTGGCAAGACATGGACAGAGACGCGTGCGCGGCTGCGCCAGATCACGTGCAGTCGCGCGCGCAAGgctaaaaaaaattccaaaaacaTGCGCGCAGTGGCGCCGGTTCTCGCAAACGGCGCATGAGAAGTAcataatttgagtttgcaaatacttgatttagtaaatgagatactcattgaaagacctcgattttttttacactaatcataaactcgaaaatactaactaaataaaataacttaacatgatcaacaatcataataatttaacatatcataaatcataattattTAACAACTAAAATCTcgagtgcataaaataaatcttaaatcatcaactaaccaaaaTTCCTATCTCGACCtttgaaaagatcaactaataataaaataaagcataaaaatatctctaataaaatcattaacataatctttaaatcatttatctaaCAAGCTAGTGCGAAAACATAAAGGCACTCGGATGCGTACTGCTGCACTcaatccactcaatcgtcagcgcctcccataaattatcaaatcatgcattatacaaacctagtgagtctaaagactcaacacgttctaaacatggatagcaaacaatacatatacaatcacatgcattaaaaatcatacttttatttaaaataatcttttgaacataaataaataatttaaaatcatttaaacataattaaatcataaatcgtaaaatcatttaaaaataacttttgagcaaaaataaattttttaaaatagttttaagcataaataactcattttaaaaaatagcttaatcatcatcatgaatcatatatcataaaatcattttaatcactaagctttcaatcatatatcattttgggtgaagtttgatccttgaaagtgactatctTTTATCCttcggtcgactgatcagtcttcagctccacatggcccatgagagtgtgcactaggctccactgtagaaatacgctcgtcgggaTCTCTCTGGAGCCTTGGCCCGTAAACATGGTCCCTCTGGGGTCTTGGCCGGTATAtggggtccctctggggccttggccctcgtgtcatccccacaaaattgtaagttcatcgTTCTCATATAAAAggatcccccacaaatcatatatcatatgtcacTAGGGATGGCAATTTTTCCCACGGTTTCGGGGCTCCGCGGGGAAAACCCGAAATGGGACGGGTTCGGGGATATGTTAATGGGTTTGgtttcgggttcggggatttttaaaaatcccCGAAATATATTGGGACGGGTTTGGGAATCCTATCCCCATACCAAACCCTCCCAAACCCACCCcgataacatatatatatacatatacagttatatatatttatatatatataaatacagtaatatatatatattatataaaaaagtatatacagtaatatatatatataaattatatacagtaatatatatatatatatattatataaaaatataatacttatatatatatatatataaatacaataatataTTCGGGTATTTCAAACGGGTTCGGGACGGGAACGGGGATTTTATCCCCGCGGGTTCGGGGACGGGGATTCCCCGATTAGGTAGATCAGGGGATGGGTGCGGGGATGGGAGCGGGGATATAATTAGGGGACGGGGATGGGGATGGCAAATCCGCTCCCGCCCCGTCCCATTGTCATCCCTATATGTCATGGTCAATTCACatatctcaaaatatttttttttcttttaaaataataaaatagcataactttccaaaaatagcattttaaacagtataaattgcacagctttacaataaatcgtaaaataacatattatcatcaaaatcatcattttaaatcataaaatatcattttacaagcattatgattcttcgggacgctgccaagctttttcatatttttctagtgtaaaattatcgttttgccactggacgtaaaaattctcgaatttatctttttcttatttttaatgacatggggTTATTctcaataattatttaaacttaaatataattttcataattttataaagcttaaactaggcttttcaattacttttttaattaacgtttcgtgagacgattaaatctcggataaatccaaaacgcattattttgatcccaaatttaaaaaataacatttttattatttattctaccctt
It contains:
- the LOC142530169 gene encoding presenilin-like protein At1g08700 gives rise to the protein MESGSILETIGHEIIGVMSPVSVCMFLVVLLVYTVYNPSATTSAGASTFRTAANLVYVESPSDSSVQKLEGAILNAVVFVLIITIVTFLLVLLFYYRFTNFLVHYTRFSVFMIFSSMGSSILISIIQRFNIPVDAVTFCILLFNFTILGTISVFSNGVPIIVKQSNLVLLGIIVAAWFTRLPEWTTWVVLVALALYDLVAVLVPGGPLKLLVELASSRDEELPALVYESRPNVGRSHGSRDSSLGFLVAAAAGLESNGDDNNRNAVELQVLLTNRENENHTETRESEYSIEIMGIERSIDGNEIDEDREDGGETFPLMRNRVLNISSTQERDHSIEVITAERANLGEIEEEREDLGENFPLMGDGVSRESQSPRNYTSSGNNVGLINNPLRMNGRDRAERKELTERGIKLGMGDFIFYSVLVGRAALYDLMTVYACYLAIISGLGCTLILLAVFRHALPALPISITLGVMFYFLTRLLMEPFVVGASTNLMMF